In one window of Helianthus annuus cultivar XRQ/B chromosome 17, HanXRQr2.0-SUNRISE, whole genome shotgun sequence DNA:
- the LOC118488996 gene encoding uncharacterized protein LOC118488996 isoform X1, producing the protein MDISDDFVDIYEDDQPAKKVSWNLGFDAMTPKKNQICSPMKDSPKTDSGSVEIISYGQYFSPFKSEMHREVIEQFQNIEKQAKRKHALLTWKWDEVIDITQSEDSNGQKDASKAKQQDDLESELSDTADSLDSPLKRSKIPRISKNCNDHVGWVEF; encoded by the exons ATGGATATCTCGGATGACTTCGTGGACATTTATGAAGACGATCAGCCTGCAAAGAAAGTAAGTTGGAAT CTGGGTTTTGATGCAATGACACCGAAGAAGAATCAAATATGCAGCCCAATGAAAGATTCTCCGAAG ACGGACAGTGGAAGTGTAGAGATCATTTCATATGGACAGTATTTTAGTCCATTCAAATCTGAAATGCATAGGGAGGTTATTGAACAG TTTCAGAACATAGAAAAGCAAGCTAAAAGAAAGCATGCGCTCCTAACTTGGAAATGGGATGAGGTCATTGATATTACCCAAAGTGAAGATTCGAATGGTCAGAAAGATGCTTCTAAGGCAAAACAACAAGATGATTTGGAGTCTGAGTTAAGTGATACAGCAGACTCTTTGGATAGTCCATTGAAAAGATCAAAGATTCCACGTATATCTAAAAATTGCAACGATCATGTTGGATGGGTTGAATTTTAA
- the LOC118488996 gene encoding uncharacterized protein LOC118488996 isoform X2: protein MDISDDFVDIYEDDQPAKKVSWNLGFDAMTPKKNQICSPMKDSPKTDSGSVEIISYGQYFSPFKSEMHREVIEQNIEKQAKRKHALLTWKWDEVIDITQSEDSNGQKDASKAKQQDDLESELSDTADSLDSPLKRSKIPRISKNCNDHVGWVEF from the exons ATGGATATCTCGGATGACTTCGTGGACATTTATGAAGACGATCAGCCTGCAAAGAAAGTAAGTTGGAAT CTGGGTTTTGATGCAATGACACCGAAGAAGAATCAAATATGCAGCCCAATGAAAGATTCTCCGAAG ACGGACAGTGGAAGTGTAGAGATCATTTCATATGGACAGTATTTTAGTCCATTCAAATCTGAAATGCATAGGGAGGTTATTGAACAG AACATAGAAAAGCAAGCTAAAAGAAAGCATGCGCTCCTAACTTGGAAATGGGATGAGGTCATTGATATTACCCAAAGTGAAGATTCGAATGGTCAGAAAGATGCTTCTAAGGCAAAACAACAAGATGATTTGGAGTCTGAGTTAAGTGATACAGCAGACTCTTTGGATAGTCCATTGAAAAGATCAAAGATTCCACGTATATCTAAAAATTGCAACGATCATGTTGGATGGGTTGAATTTTAA
- the LOC118488996 gene encoding uncharacterized protein LOC118488996 isoform X3 — protein sequence MDISDDFVDIYEDDQPAKKLGFDAMTPKKNQICSPMKDSPKTDSGSVEIISYGQYFSPFKSEMHREVIEQFQNIEKQAKRKHALLTWKWDEVIDITQSEDSNGQKDASKAKQQDDLESELSDTADSLDSPLKRSKIPRISKNCNDHVGWVEF from the exons ATGGATATCTCGGATGACTTCGTGGACATTTATGAAGACGATCAGCCTGCAAAGAAA CTGGGTTTTGATGCAATGACACCGAAGAAGAATCAAATATGCAGCCCAATGAAAGATTCTCCGAAG ACGGACAGTGGAAGTGTAGAGATCATTTCATATGGACAGTATTTTAGTCCATTCAAATCTGAAATGCATAGGGAGGTTATTGAACAG TTTCAGAACATAGAAAAGCAAGCTAAAAGAAAGCATGCGCTCCTAACTTGGAAATGGGATGAGGTCATTGATATTACCCAAAGTGAAGATTCGAATGGTCAGAAAGATGCTTCTAAGGCAAAACAACAAGATGATTTGGAGTCTGAGTTAAGTGATACAGCAGACTCTTTGGATAGTCCATTGAAAAGATCAAAGATTCCACGTATATCTAAAAATTGCAACGATCATGTTGGATGGGTTGAATTTTAA
- the LOC110925704 gene encoding uncharacterized protein LOC110925704, producing MILVINIHQLWWMQDVVISQSPPSRIKSISYHDPMKRIQLLCDGCVRPITSGPIYVCAIEEEEEEHCNFVLHEWCSRLPAELIDHPAHQHHTLILCSKALGEFFGVFDCDICSLPCNGFVYCCTECVDFIIDVECAFLPKEITHTSHPNHLLSRVYQTRYLCRICEYSESGNYFSFSCHTCNDFHLHAKCALLIPETTVHKCDKHPMKPSYFPIENHMSDYFCEVCERELNPERPSYHCRDCMQSMHTTCAMSILQYETYDRYTRGVYQFVNVKFGGTYNNIEVHPHPLSFVQGIEDDGQCAKKGCHDRYQLHNLQFRMIFKCSDCKFAVHYECCKRMSS from the coding sequence ATGATATTAGTCATCAACATCCACCAACTCTGGTGGATGCAGGATGTCGTGATATCACAATCCCCACCTTCTAGAATAAAATCAATATCCTATCATGACCCAATGAAGAGGATTCAACTTTTGTGCGACGGGTGTGTGAGACCAATTACGAGTGGCCCAATTTACGTGTGTGCCattgaggaggaggaggaggagcaTTGCAACTTTGTGCTCCACGAGTGGTGCTCCCGGCTACCTGCTGAACTGATAGACCACCCTGCTCACCAACACCATACCCTGATTCTCTGTTCAAAAGCCCTTGGTGAGTTTTTTGGGGTGTTCGATTGTGATATTTGCAGCTTACCTTGTAATGGATTTGTCTATTGTTGTACGGAATGCGTAGACTTCATCATTGACGTTGAGTGTGCCTTCTTACCTAAAGAAATCACTCATACTTCTCACCCAAATCACCTCCTCTCTCGGGTTTATCAAACGCGTTATCTATGTCGTATATGCGAATATAGTGAGTCGGGGAATTATTTTTCATTCAGTTGCCATACTTGTAATGATTTTCATCTACACGCCAAGTGTGCTTTGTTAATACCAGAGACAACTGTGCACAAGTGTGACAAGCATCCTATGAAGCCGAGTTACTTTCCCATTGAGAACCATATGAGTGACTATTTTTGTGAAGTTTGCGAGCGGGAACTTAATCCAGAGCGTCCATCCTATCACTGTCGTGATTGTATGCAGTCTATGCATACAACTTGTGCTATGTCAATACTTCAGTATGAAACATATGACCGATATACTAGAGGCGTTTATCAGTTTGTAAATGTGAAGTTTGGGGGCACATATAACAATATTGAAGTGCATCCACACCCCCTTTCATTCGTTCAAGGGATTGAAGACGATGGTCAATGTGCCAAAAAAGGTTGTCATGACAGATATCAGCTGCATAATCTTCAATTCAGAATGATCTTTAAGTGTTCAGATTGTAAATTTGCAGTTCATTACGAATGTTGTAAACGTATGAGTAGCTAA